GGCATTCGACTCATGGATACTCCGGGACATCAAGACTTTTCGGAAGACACGTACCGCGCACTCGCCGCGGCGGATAACGCGTAAGTACGGTTCGACGGGACGCACGTCTGTGGCGTGCTCTtgtttctttgttgcctGTGGTACGCGGTGGACTCACGTCTTTCGTGCATGCTTGGAAAATGTTCACACCCGTGGGGTGTGCCGCTTTGgtatctttttcttgtcacGTACAGCTTAATGTTACTGGATGCCGCCAAAGGATTGGAACCACAGACCCGCAAATTGTTCGAAGTCTGTCGGATGCGGCGATTGCCACTCTTTACCTTTTGCAACAAAATGGACCGACCGGCGCTCTCGCCGTACGAAATCATGGACCAAATTGAGGATGAATTTGGGTTGGAAACGCATCCCATTTTGTGGCCGATTGGTGACGGCGATCGCTTTAAAGGGGTTCTGGACCGGACCACCAACGTGGTGCACTTGTATCAAAAGGCAGAAAAACGAGGCGGCAAGGCGGGGGTACAAGAAGTACCGCTAGAGGATACCGTAACGTTAAAAGCTACtattgacgacgaagaacttTTCCACAAGCTGTTGGAAGATGCCGAACTGTTGGAAGAATTAATTAATCCGTTGGATATGGAACGAGTCATGAAAGGGGAACAAAGTCCGCTCTTTTTTGGATCGGCCATGACCAACTTTGGCGTCCAACTTTTCCTGGACAAGTTTTGTAGTATGGGAACCAAGCCTATGGGACGAATGGCGGACACGAAAAGTGAGAACGAGGAAGAGATGATCGGCCCGAATCACGAAGAATTCACCGGATTTATTTTCAAAACGCAAGCCAACCTGGATCCCAAGCACCGTGATCGATTGGCCTACGTACGGGTGGTGTCGGGTAGATATGAAAAAGGAATGAAAGTATCACATTCTCGCTCCAAGTCGGGTAAGAAGTACAATTTGGCCCAAGCACAGGCTCTATTCGGTTCGGATCGTAGCTCGATCGAAGTGGCCTATCCCGGCGATGTAATTGGAATTAATAATCCTGGAAACTTTGCCATTGGCGACACACTGTTTACGGGGGGCGCCCGGGTCGCTTTTCCGGGCATTCCGTCGTTCTCTCCGGAGAAATTTGCCTACATTCGAAGTCCAAACCCGTCCGACTACAAGTCCTTCCGGAAAGGCATCGATCAACTACTTGACGAAGGGGCTGTGCAAGCCTTACGTCAAcgaaacgacgatggaggTGGTCCCTTGATGCTAGCAGCTGTGGGTCAGCTCCAGTTCGAAGTTGTACAGGCACGACTCAAGAACGAATACAACGTGGAATCGATCATGGAGCCGTTAAACTACTCACTTGCTCGTTGGGTGGATGGTGGCTGGGAAGCCGTCGAGAAGGCAGACGCCGATGGCAAGCTCTTTGGGATCATGATTTGTCAAGATCGTTGGGGAAGACCGGTGCTTCTCTTTCGCAATGATTGGAAGGCGGCGTCGGTAGCCGAGGAAGAAAAGTACCTAGACTTGAAACCATGGTCTACACCGCCGATTATTGATGAGTGATAGATGTCGACTCCCTACAATCATATTTGAACTCGATAAATAGTTATCGTTTTCATTCAAAAAAAGAGGCGGTAAACAGCGTTTTCAACAGTCAAGAGACGTCGATTCGAAGCAGCTTCACATTTACATTAAAACCAATCGAAAATGTGAGAGATACGCTAATATTGGATTCCTTTAGCTGGAAAGGGTAAGGATCTCACTTCATCCTCAGGCTAAACATCTTAGTTTGACTATTTGAACAAGTATTATTAGTGTATCAAGAGACAATGAGCACAGAGACTAGCGAAAGGCTAGTCCCCGAAGTTTctgcttcacagtcagttagCTGCGACTGTGAACCAAATGTGAACGGCTTTTAGCAAGAAAGCGTAGATACTTTTTTTGCCAAAGCAATTTCTCGTCACTTATTGTATTCGAAAACCACTGACTGATAGCAGCGTGGAAGCGTACGATACGAAAATTACAGAAACGTAATTGCACTACAAATTGGCATCAATTTTCCTTGCGACCTAAGCGGTAGCAGGCGTTAATCCCTCAGTAAACAATGGCCCGTGTCAATGGCCGGATTCGACGCGGTCGCCCTCGTGTGGTGGAACCGATGTCGTCTTTCCGAGTGATTGCATTCAGCACTATGTCGTTTTTGGGGATCATCGCGATTTTGGTCGTATTCACTCTTGTCCGAAATTTCCACGGGGCGCCCATAAAGGCGGAAAGCAACTTCTTTTCAGTGGCTGACGAAATTCCGGACAGTGTCGTGTCCAGGCTGGATGTCATTCTGGTTCTCGGTGGCGGCGTCCCGTCGTCCCTGGATAGCCCACCGGTTTACGTGCAACGCCGATGCGACGATGCGGCAGCCGTTGTCTCGAGACACCAATTGCTGCCTGCTACATTCTCGAAAAAGTCCACAAAGCCCGTTTCGTCCAAGTCTCTTCCTATTTTGTGTCTGTCGGCCGGTACGGCTCATTTACCTCAGTTGCTCAGCGCCAACGGTTTACCCATTTGGGAATCGACTTCGTCGGCTGCATACTTGGAGCAGAAACACAATATTCAAAACGTGTTTGTGGAAACTACTTCATACGACACTATCGGTAATGCTTTTTACGCAAGAACGAGTCACACTGATATTGTTGGGTGGCGAAAGCTGTTGGTTGTTACCAACGAATTTCACATGGATCGTTCCAAAGCTATTTTCGAGTGGATCtttggaattgacagtgagaaaagAGCAGGCTACGAGCTCTATTTTTTATCCTCTTTGGATGGTGATCTTTCCGAGGAAGCGCTACGGGCACGTCAAAATAAGGAAGCCAAAGGGCTGTCGTCGGTTAGAAAATATTCTACGAAGTATCGAACTTTGTCTGATGTCTGGTCTTTTCTCAATAACGAACACGATCTGTACAAAGCCAGCAAGCTAGTGGAGCGTGGTCGTTCCAATGCGTCGATAAGCTTGGCTACAGTGCTCGAGAAAGAGAGCTACGGGGCCCACCGAAACCTTCACAGAAACATTTTTGATCGCATATCATCATCGATCCATCGCCTAGTCGCCTGATCAGATATCACTCAAGTTGGAGTTCTCTTGCTATTAAAATGTAGATCCATACTTTGCGCTTGTTGACAAATTCTCAGTTTATGTGAGTCTCCTGCATGCGTGGGCGAGGTAGGTCTAACTCTCAGTAACGCCGCGATTATCATTGTTAGTGGAGAAGAGTTTCTAAGCAAAGTTGACAAGCGGGTATGGTTGGAACGGGACACCGCGAAAAAAATCAATAGTGTCAGTCAGATTATGGTCTTATTTTTCTTGTGTGATTTACAAGCGCTTGAAATGCCAATAGTTATGAATATTTACAGTCAGTACCGGTATATACCGTAATTGACGCAACTTTGTATaggacggaactttgtatcttttccaaaaattcatgtACATTTGCTACGAGACTCACCAAATCAAATTCAGACTTAAAACTACCCCAGACGTGGCTTCGTCTCATTCACAGCTTCAAAATAATGTCATTATTTCTAATACTTCTAATAAAGTGCAATGTACACACTTTCATTTTAAAGTTGGATTTTTATGTTGAACCACCAAATAGGGTTAAGGATTCGAATCATAGCTAACCGTAACATCGAGCCTCTTTTACCTCGTTTGTCGAGGCAAATGAATTTCTCGTTTTTATGCCCTACTTGAGCTTTAAACATTGATACTCTCAAATGAGAGTCAATCTTTGCTTCTCAAATACCAATAACATTGGCAATATGGTATTCTATCATAGTAGTGGAATAGTAGTAGAAATTGTTGGCATTGAAGAATGAGAAAAACCTCTATTTCGGCCTctacgacatgaaaaaatcgctatttcggccgaatctgaaatTTTTTTAATTAattttgattgagcgcgaaacgcCTTCTCTAGAggtaaaattagcaattagaaaataatcaaatgcttggtgtatgctctgtatatgatatagcggaggtatcgaGGTCACTGGAGATCCAAGTACAGCAAACTGAAGACCAGCGACAAGAATTACACACCGCTTTACAAAGGGCTGCAGAGCGAATAAAGTCTTACAAGAATACAGTAGAACAAACCCTGCAAGAACACACTATGCATACGGCTGTAGGGGAAAAGCAGCTGGAAAGGCAGTCTACCAAAATCAAAATGCTAGAAAAGACAGTTCGAACATTACAGAACGATAAGGCAATTTTGTCGGCGGCTGTGGAAGCAAGAGATAGTAGACTTTCGAGCATGACTGATCTTCAAATGTCGCTGAAGGAAGTTGAAAGTAAGCTTGGTATACAGGAAGCTCTGCAACACAAGCTCAAAGAAGCGAAAATGAAGTGTAAGAGTCTCCGGATGCAAACAAAGTCTGCTGAGGAAAACGAAAATGTTTATCAGGAAAAGCTAGCTAAACATGCCCGCAAAGTCCTTGATCTTGAGGGTCATGTAAACTTGGCAAATGATCAACGCAGGTCGTGTCAAAAAGAGCTCAGCATGCAACAGATTGCGATTCAAAGCTTAAAGCAGAGCGTAACAgttgcaaacaaaaatgcGAAAGTATTTCCAAGGAAATTAGCAAGATATGTCGGAATGGTAGAAGCATATGGTATGTGGAAATTGTCGTCGCTGACAATGAAGCTCGTCGTCAGGAGAttgttcttcttcgagaTCAGAAACGGAAAGCATTGGAAGAGATGCAGTACTGCCGGGCTGCGTGCGAGCAATCACGGGCGGCGCAGAAAATGGCAGGCCTTGATAATGATATGGCCAAGGTACTGGAACAAAATTTGGAGCTGGAACGGTTGCTATCAGAGTTGACCAAGTATGTTAGCGCCAAAGAAATGCAGCTCGAAACTCTGAAGCAAGTGAACGACGCTCTCAAATCGGAGCTAGGGAGCATAACTAAAGGCAGGATGACACGAAATATGGGAAAGAATGATATTTGATGATGTTATGTTCTGGGAAGCACAGAATTAGTTACGGGTAGTATAAGCTTTTGAGAATAGTCTGTTagacttcacagtcaggcaaATCATGCTATCTGCTCAAATAAATGCAATAGCTGTTTCCATGAATCTGCCTAGCTGTAAGGGAGTGAAAATTTGGTCGAACCCTCGCAAGGGTTGAATTACAGGTGGTGACATATCAACTAGCTGTTAATCTCCAGCATCTCAATACGTGATGAGATTCAATATTTTTCGATCAGAACGTATATTTCCTCCTGCTAGATAGAGATTCGTGCAAGATTCATGAAACGACTTGTTCACAACTGGCCCAAGTAAAGTACAGTTACCGTTGGTTTCCATGTCACTGCAAGCAGCCACTTTGCTTTCGTTATGCAATAGGACGAAGCTTACATTAGCGCCGATAGGTATTTCTGTAGACAATCGTTTTTTCGAGAGCTTCATATCAATTCGTTCCATTCTTTCAAAACTGATACTTTTTTGTTGCCATTGCATGCACTGATGCCATGTCGATAAAGCCGGAAGATGATTTTAGCGGATACATGGAGAGCTTGAAAGCTCACGAGATGCAGGATCAAGCGTATCAAAACCAGCTTGCAGAACACGAGGTAAGGCGGTATGACATCCGTTCGATGAGGTTGACTTAAATGTACGCTACTCAAatctttcttttcctccaGCTTTGGAGACAAACGACTTGGGGCGGATGGGTCGTACGACAGTTACAAGCCTTGGGAGATCATTTTTCACCCTTTTTCGAGGCGATCGCTGACACAGTTCAATCTGACAAGAATACACCCGCTCAACTTGTACTTTTGGCCGTTATCCGCTCTTTAACAATTGCTGCGTACGTGGCGGCACTGTATGCGCTACTGCGAATAGCAAACGCTATTTTGGGCCGTGAGATTGTTATTGAAGAGGAAATTGTGGTTGATCATGATGAGGACACACACGATGACAGCAAAGACGGAAACTTAGTACAGGAGGTCCGGCGGAGTGCTCGTGACAAGAAGAATCGATAAGTCAATAGCCTAGATACCGAAGACTGCTTTGTTTGTCGTGTGAGATTTTTGCTGGTTGCAAAAGTTGCTCTGCAGACCTGGCGTGCTTAACCTTCACTCTAGAATAGTGCATCCAGAAGATGTAATTCTGGCTGTACAATATTAAGCTCCCGAGTAATCCGAGGCAGAAATAGCTTGATTGTCATTCTAATTCAATTCTTACTCCCATCAAGCATGTATCGAGAAAAATGCTTGCTGAGCTGGGAGCGTCATATGCTTATTTTACCTTGTATGTAACGTTAAAACAATCAGAATACAATGGCTGAAGCTGTCCACTGAATGAGATACATGTTAAATACTTTGTCGTTAGCCGTATCGACGAAGACTCAAGATTTGTATGCGAGATCTGCATTGCAACTTTGTCCACGCACACTTTCGCGATTCGATTCGAAAATCCCCCCGGTCTCATTGAAAGTGAGGCCACGAGACTAGGGTGATGCTGTCACGTCCTCTGCGGGGAAAAGCCTCCCCTCGCGGGACATTGAATTGACCACCAAATCCAACAAAATTAAT
The sequence above is a segment of the Phaeodactylum tricornutum CCAP 1055/1 chromosome 10, whole genome shotgun sequence genome. Coding sequences within it:
- a CDS encoding predicted protein → MHTAVGEKQLERQSTKIKMLEKTVRTLQNDKAILSAAVEARDSRLSSMTDLQMSLKEVESKLGIQEALQHKLKEAKMKCKSLRMQTKSAEENENVYQEKLAKHARKVLDLEGHVNLANDQRRSCQKELSMQQIAIQSLKQSVTVANKNAKVFPRKLARYVGMVEAYARRQEIVLLRDQKRKALEEMQYCRAACEQSRAAQKMAGLDNDMAKVLEQNLELERLLSELTKYVSAKEMQLETLKQVNDALKSELGSITKGRMTRNMGKNDI
- a CDS encoding predicted protein is translated as MRTSPSSATTMLLARQRRTAVALLVLCIGSQSATAFSSVAYPSSHRSRGDAFRSSPLSIQGLRQSTTATAISGSSSTEDTPPVSTNYQAPQIEIDRRRNLAIISHPDSGKTTMTEKLLLYGGALQQAGAVRQKAEQRATQSDFMEMEQERGISISSTVMNFEYQDFGIRLMDTPGHQDFSEDTYRALAAADNALMLLDAAKGLEPQTRKLFEVCRMRRLPLFTFCNKMDRPALSPYEIMDQIEDEFGLETHPILWPIGDGDRFKGVLDRTTNVVHLYQKAEKRGGKAGVQEVPLEDTVTLKATIDDEELFHKLLEDAELLEELINPLDMERVMKGEQSPLFFGSAMTNFGVQLFLDKFCSMGTKPMGRMADTKSENEEEMIGPNHEEFTGFIFKTQANLDPKHRDRLAYVRVVSGRYEKGMKVSHSRSKSGKKYNLAQAQALFGSDRSSIEVAYPGDVIGINNPGNFAIGDTLFTGGARVAFPGIPSFSPEKFAYIRSPNPSDYKSFRKGIDQLLDEGAVQALRQRNDDGGGPLMLAAVGQLQFEVVQARLKNEYNVESIMEPLNYSLARWVDGGWEAVEKADADGKLFGIMICQDRWGRPVLLFRNDWKAASVAEEEKYLDLKPWSTPPIIDE
- a CDS encoding predicted protein: MSIKPEDDFSGYMESLKAHEMQDQAYQNQLAEHELWRQTTWGGWVVRQLQALGDHFSPFFEAIADTVQSDKNTPAQLVLLAVIRSLTIAAYVAALYALLRIANAILGREIVIEEEIVVDHDEDTHDDSKDGNLVQEVRRSARDKKNR
- a CDS encoding predicted protein translates to MARVNGRIRRGRPRVVEPMSSFRVIAFSTMSFLGIIAILVVFTLVRNFHGAPIKAESNFFSVADEIPDSVVSRLDVILVLGGGVPSSLDSPPVYVQRRCDDAAAVVSRHQLLPATFSKKSTKPVSSKSLPILCLSAGTAHLPQLLSANGLPIWESTSSAAYLEQKHNIQNVFVETTSYDTIGNAFYARTSHTDIVGWRKLLVVTNEFHMDRSKAIFEWIFGIDSEKRAGYELYFLSSLDGDLSEEALRARQNKEAKGLSSVRKYSTKYRTLSDVWSFLNNEHDLYKASKLVERGRSNASISLATVLEKESYGAHRNLHRNIFDRISSSIHRLVA